From Excalfactoria chinensis isolate bCotChi1 chromosome 4, bCotChi1.hap2, whole genome shotgun sequence, one genomic window encodes:
- the LRAT gene encoding lecithin retinol acyltransferase yields MKKSVPQAASLLLEKLLLFVHVRALPAGTEGGEPPPAASGYYDTSCFRRGDLLEVPRTLFIHFGIYLGENRVAHLMPDILPAFTDDHRQIQRVVTNKRLILGVITKTASIRVDTVEDFAYGGSILVNHMDRLFKDQVLGSEEAARRAEKLVGATAYSLLWNNCEHFVTYCRYGAPVSFQTDKFCETIKMIIRDQRSVLASVLVGLASIICLGLAPSTTLPTIFITFILWMAG; encoded by the exons ATGAAGAAGTCGGTGCCGCAGGCGGCCtcgctgctgctggagaagctgctgcttttcgTCCACGTCCGGGCGCTGCCGGCGGGCACCGAGGGCGGGGAGCCGCCACCGGCCGCCTCCGGCTACTACGACACGAGCTGCTTCAGGCGGGGTGACCTGCTGGAGGTGCCGCGCACCCTGTTCATCCACTTCGGCATCTACCTGGGTGAGAACCGTGTCGCCCACTTGATGCCCGACATCCTGCCCGCCTTCACTGACGACCACCGGCAGATCCAGCGGGTGGTGACCAACAAGCGGCTCATCCTGGGCGTCATCACCAAGACGGCCAGCATCCGCGTGGACACGGTGGAGGACTTTGCCTATGGCGGCAGCATCCTGGTCAACCACATGGACCGGCTGTTCAAGGACCAGGTGCTGGGCAGCGAGGAGGCCGCCCGCCGTGCGGAGAAGCTGGTGGGCGCCACAGCGTACAGCCTGCTCTGGAACAACTGCGAGCACTTCGTCACCTACTGCCGCTACGGAGCTCCGGTCAGCTTCCAGACCGACAAG ttctGTGAGACCATCAAGATGATCATTCGTGACCAGAGGAGCGTTCTTGCTTCAGTGCTCGTGGGCTTAGCATCCATCATCTGCCTCGGTCTGGCACCCTCCACCACACTCCCCACCATCTTCATTACCTTCATTCTGTGGATGGCTGGCTAA
- the RBM46 gene encoding probable RNA-binding protein 46, which produces MNEENSAATSGTDKMRGGNHKAAALLALLDKTGYNMIQENGQRKFGGPPPGWEGPPPPRGCEVFVGKIPRNIYEDELVPLFERAGKIYELRLMMEFSGENRGFAFVMYTTKEDAQLAIKILNNYEIRPGRFIGVCISLDNCRLFIGAIPKEKKKEEILKEMKRITEGVVDVIVCPDAADRTKNRGFAFIEYESHRAAAMARRRLLPGTFQLWGRAVQVDWACPEKEVDAETMRRVKVLYVRNLMISTTEDTIKAEFNKFKPRVVERVKKLRDYAFVHFYNREDAVAAMSIMNGKCIDGASIEVTLAKPVNKESTWKQHLNGHVSPCPENLMEFPSREDGHQKSVGKPASLPLSLNGQHSPSSPELEWYPYPFLPGVKLIPISMYSLKSSYFSSAVMRLDYFCYKNNWLPPEYYLYSTTSQDGKTHLVCKVLIPSIADGSQSCFMSHKLCTTLEDARELAARMALLHLDSCTPNSA; this is translated from the exons ATGAATGAGGAGAATTCAGCTGCAACAAGTGGAACTGACAAAATGAGAGGTGGTAATCACAAGGCTGCTGCTTTACTGGCCCTACTAGACAAGACTGGATACAACATGATTCAAGAAAATGGGCAAAGAAAATTTGGTGGGCCTCCACCAG GTTGGGAAGGTCCTCCGCCACCTCGTGGATGTGAAGTTTTTGTGGGTAAGATCCCTCGTAACATTTATGAAGATGAATTGGTCCCTCTTTTTGAGAGAGCCGGAAAGATCTATGAGCTCAGGCTGATGATGGAATTCAGTGGTGAGAATCGAGGCTTTGCTTTTGTGATGTACACGACTAAAGAGGATGCCCAACTAGCCATCAAGATTCTTAATAATTATGAAATTCGTCCGGGGAGATTTATTGGTGTCTGCATAAGCTTGGACAACTGCAGACTATTTATTGGAGCAatcccaaaagaaaagaagaaagaagaaatactgaaagaaatgaaaagaattacGGAAGGAGTGGTGGATGTCATTGTTTGTCCAGATGCCGCAGATAGAACTAAAAATCGTGGATTCGCTTTCATAGAATATGAGtctcacagagcagctgcaatgGCCAGAAGGCGGCTACTCCCAG GAACGTTCCAGCTCTGGGGTCGTGCAGTTCAAGTTGATTGGGCATGCCCAGAGAAAGAAGTTGATGCAGAAACAATGCGGAGAGTTAAAGTATTGTACGTAAGAAACTTAATGATTTCTACTACAGAGGACACAATTAAAGCTGAATTCAACAAGTTCAAACCACGTGTAGTTGAACGTGTAAAGAAGCTGAGAGATTATGCATTTGTTCATTTCTACAACCGAGAGGATGCAGTTGCTGCCATGTCTATAATGAATGGAAAGTGCATTGATGGAGCTAGCATTGAGGTAACACTGGCAAAGCCAGTTAACAAAGAAAGTACTTGGAAGCAACATCTTAATGGTCACGTAAGCCCCTGTCCTGAAAATCTCATGGAATTTCCTAGCAGAGAAGATGGTCATCAAAAATCTGTAGGGAAACCTGCAAGTCTTCCGCTTAGTCTTAATGGTCAGCACAGTCCAAGCTCTCCTGAACTTGAGTGGTATCCATACCCATTTCTTCCAGGAGTAAAGCTTATTCCAATTAGCATGTATTCTCTCAAATCCAGTTACTTCAGTTCTGCTGTGATGCGTCTGGATTATTTTTGCTACAAAAACAACTGGTTACCACCAGAATACTACTTGTATTCAACCACAAGTCAGGATGGGAAAACACATTTGGTGTGCAAGGTACTTATTCCGAGTATTGCAGATGGTTCACAGAGTTGCTTCATGTCACACAAACTCTGTACAACATTAGAAGATGCGAGGGAATTGGCAGCACGAATGGCACTTCTACATCTAG acagTTGTACACCTAATTCAGCTTGA